The genomic region AAGGCCGGCCAGATATCGGCCCTGCTGGGGCGAAACGGCGCCGGCAAGACGACGACGTTCCTGATGATGGCCGGCATCGTCCAGCCCGATAACGGCCAGGTGTTTTTCAACGGCGAGAACATCAACGCCATGCCCTCCTACGAGCGATCGCAGAAAGGGCTGATCTACTTGCCCCAGCAGCATTCGGTTTTCCTGAAGGCCACCGTTTTTAACAATTTGTACATGGTTTTGGAAATATACCTTCCCGAGGCGGAAGCCCGGCAGAAGACCCTGGCCCTGCTGCAGGATTTCGGCCTGCTGGCGGTCCGGGAATCGAAGGCCCACCAGCTGTCGGGCGGCGAGAAGCGGCGGCTGGAGATCGCCCGTTCGATGATCATGGCCCCGCGCTTTCTTTTCCTGGACGAACCCTTCACCGGCATCGACCCGATCACTATTATGGATCTCCAGAAGACCATCCTGCAATTGAAGAACCGGGGCATCGGCGTCATCATCACCGACCACAACGTCAAGGACACGTTCTT from Candidatus Aminicenantes bacterium harbors:
- the lptB gene encoding LPS export ABC transporter ATP-binding protein, producing the protein MDTLQTKGLTKVYHRVKVVDNINLEFKAGQISALLGRNGAGKTTTFLMMAGIVQPDNGQVFFNGENINAMPSYERSQKGLIYLPQQHSVFLKATVFNNLYMVLEIYLPEAEARQKTLALLQDFGLLAVRESKAHQLSGGEKRRLEIARSMIMAPRFLFLDEPFTGIDPITIMDLQKTILQLKNRGIGVIITDHNVKDTF